From the Phyllopteryx taeniolatus isolate TA_2022b chromosome 16, UOR_Ptae_1.2, whole genome shotgun sequence genome, one window contains:
- the LOC133465364 gene encoding phosphoinositide-interacting protein-like has translation MPGSPENIALGESTLSQSRDQLTPPSRTESTVFSLSRSESLWTAETPPSRCQVFWFPIHFMSTGGGFLVCGIIISGLYFAGHSRKVSNILGPALLSIGLMVFVVGVVLIPITKENRRLALKKPLAFQRHPAFNI, from the coding sequence ATGCCGGGCAGCCCCGAGAACATCGCCTTGGGCGAGTCTACGCTGTCTCAGTCCCGCGACCAGCTGACGCCGCCCAGCCGCACGGAGAGTACGGTGTTCAGCCTCTCCCGCAGCGAGTCGCTGTGGACGGCCGAGACGCCGCCGAGCCGCTGCCAGGTCTTCTGGTTCCCCATCCACTTCATGTCGACGGGCGGCGGCTTCCTGGTGTGCGGCATCATCATCAGCGGCCTCTACTTTGCCGGACACAGCCGCAAGGTCAGCAACATTCTGGGCCCCGCCCTGCTCTCCATCGGCCTCATGGTGTTCGTGGTGGGCGTGGTGCTCATCCCCATCACCAAGGAGAACAGACGGCTCGCCTTGAAGAAGCCGCTCGCCTTCCAACGGCATCCCGCCTTCAACATATGA
- the LOC133465365 gene encoding transmembrane protein 238-like produces the protein MEPNKCSSFFLALAVILDVVGFLLFLVGIFASLRYWDFFVFSGPLLIFLSLFLWIFWYMGALVVPEEELDLPKSDIL, from the coding sequence ATGGAGCCCAACAAATGCTCGTCCTTCTTCCTTGCTCTGGCCGTGATCCTGGACGTGGTGGGCTTCCTGCTTTTCCTCGTTGGCATCTTCGCCTCGCTGAGGTACTGGGACTTCTTCGTGTTTTCGGGACCCTTGCTGATCTTCCTCAGCCTCTTCCTGTGGATCTTCTGGTACATGGGCGCCCTGGTGGTGCCCGAGGAGGAGCTCGACCTGCCCAAAAGCGACATCCTGTGA